From Amphritea atlantica, a single genomic window includes:
- a CDS encoding Rieske 2Fe-2S domain-containing protein codes for MERRSFLKSCACVAAVGATEGLSSRAEAATKKVEIMRPQPGDRLVIEDGHGNARAISASELVLEAQQVLAFPQDPTTGVIRSGSRFNKVMVMRLDPALMDEETKTHSADGVVAYSAICTHQGCDVNSFVAEKKEFFCFCHYSRFNPYAAGKVTNGPATRKLAMLPIEIKDDLLVVKDSFTRKPGYKQ; via the coding sequence GTGGAACGTAGATCATTTTTGAAGTCGTGTGCCTGTGTTGCAGCTGTTGGTGCAACAGAAGGCTTATCAAGTCGTGCAGAAGCTGCAACAAAGAAAGTTGAAATCATGCGCCCTCAACCAGGTGACCGCCTGGTAATTGAGGATGGTCATGGAAATGCACGCGCAATTTCAGCATCAGAACTGGTGCTAGAAGCTCAGCAGGTGTTGGCTTTTCCACAAGACCCCACGACTGGAGTGATAAGAAGTGGCTCTCGGTTTAACAAGGTTATGGTGATGCGTCTTGATCCGGCTCTAATGGATGAAGAAACCAAAACGCATTCTGCCGATGGTGTTGTTGCTTATTCTGCAATATGTACTCACCAAGGATGTGACGTTAATTCATTTGTTGCCGAGAAAAAAGAGTTTTTCTGTTTTTGCCACTACTCAAGATTCAACCCATACGCAGCCGGCAAAGTTACCAATGGGCCTGCGACCAGGAAGCTAGCAATGCTACCCATTGAAATCAAAGATGACTTGCTAGTGGTGAAAGATTCATTCACGCGAAAACCTGGTTACAAGCAATAA
- a CDS encoding PQQ-dependent dehydrogenase, methanol/ethanol family: MSLAKRFGVLAVALAVAPSAFAVGEATGAKSNPLTNYNPVTEDRLQNPEAENWLQWRGNYEGWTYSSLDQINADNIDDLVPVWSYSTGELEGHQAPPIVNDGVMFISTPNNQVIALNAETGEELWRYKKEIPEELFQLHPTNRGVGLYGDKVYLAATDACLVALDAKTGAESWVTCVADWQDGYYMTLSPLIAKGKVMVGVSGGEYGIRGHITAVDAETGKIEWKTHTIPAPGEPGSDTWKGDAWKTGGASVWIAGTYDSDLGVAFYGTGNGGPWMPDTRPGDNLYANSVVALDVETGDLKGYHQYHHNDAWDWDEVSPPVIIDYEHKGKKIKGLVHAGRNGVLWTLERNKDGSIDFVDAEKYVKQNVFKSIDPKTGRPTYDPAHVPGTGKTVTFCPSLWGGKDWPPEAYNPKTGLFYIPAHENLCSEMGGVKLEPRKSGELYIGVPIADILTNIRLADGAEDHIGEIQAWDLKKGEKVWQFNLKEMNWGPILTTGGNLVFSGGSNDRMFRALDARTGEKLWQYRANSGITAVPSSWMVNGTQFIGVQAGWGVDAQRMQGAFDAVMDHTTSVPQGGVLHVFALKKNAKKLMDAAAR; this comes from the coding sequence ATGTCATTAGCTAAACGATTTGGAGTTCTGGCCGTTGCACTGGCTGTGGCACCTTCTGCTTTCGCAGTAGGAGAAGCAACAGGTGCTAAGTCAAACCCATTGACGAATTACAATCCGGTTACTGAAGACCGATTACAAAATCCAGAAGCAGAGAACTGGCTTCAATGGCGAGGTAACTATGAGGGTTGGACATATAGTTCGTTAGATCAGATCAACGCTGACAATATTGATGATTTGGTACCTGTGTGGTCATACTCTACTGGAGAATTAGAAGGTCATCAGGCACCTCCTATTGTAAATGATGGTGTGATGTTTATTTCAACGCCAAACAATCAGGTTATTGCGTTGAACGCAGAAACTGGAGAGGAACTGTGGCGTTATAAAAAAGAGATTCCAGAAGAGTTATTCCAGCTGCACCCGACTAACCGAGGCGTTGGCCTCTATGGAGACAAGGTTTATCTGGCCGCAACTGATGCATGCCTTGTAGCACTAGATGCTAAAACTGGAGCAGAGTCCTGGGTGACTTGTGTTGCAGACTGGCAGGATGGTTATTACATGACTCTGTCACCGCTGATTGCTAAAGGCAAAGTTATGGTTGGTGTATCGGGTGGGGAATATGGCATTCGAGGCCACATCACAGCTGTTGATGCCGAGACAGGTAAAATCGAATGGAAAACTCATACGATACCTGCACCTGGCGAGCCTGGAAGTGATACATGGAAGGGAGATGCCTGGAAGACTGGTGGCGCATCTGTTTGGATTGCAGGGACCTACGATTCTGATCTTGGGGTAGCTTTCTATGGAACGGGCAATGGTGGCCCATGGATGCCAGATACTCGTCCAGGTGACAACCTTTATGCCAACTCAGTAGTTGCTTTGGATGTTGAAACAGGTGATCTGAAAGGTTATCACCAGTATCACCACAATGACGCCTGGGACTGGGATGAAGTATCCCCTCCCGTCATTATTGATTATGAGCACAAAGGCAAGAAAATTAAAGGACTAGTACATGCTGGTCGTAATGGCGTTCTGTGGACTCTGGAACGCAATAAAGATGGTTCAATCGATTTTGTCGATGCCGAAAAATACGTAAAGCAGAATGTATTCAAAAGCATTGATCCTAAAACAGGTCGTCCAACTTATGACCCTGCGCATGTTCCAGGCACAGGTAAGACTGTAACTTTCTGTCCTTCTTTATGGGGTGGTAAAGACTGGCCGCCAGAAGCATACAATCCTAAAACAGGACTGTTTTACATCCCTGCACATGAGAACCTATGTTCTGAAATGGGTGGTGTAAAGCTAGAGCCACGCAAATCTGGAGAGTTGTATATCGGTGTACCTATTGCAGACATCCTGACCAATATTCGCCTAGCTGACGGTGCTGAAGATCACATAGGTGAGATTCAGGCCTGGGATCTGAAGAAAGGTGAAAAAGTATGGCAGTTTAACTTGAAAGAGATGAACTGGGGACCAATCCTGACCACCGGCGGAAACTTGGTGTTCTCTGGCGGTTCAAACGATCGTATGTTCCGTGCTTTAGACGCCAGAACCGGAGAAAAACTGTGGCAATACCGGGCTAACTCGGGAATAACAGCTGTACCTTCTAGCTGGATGGTAAACGGTACACAGTTCATCGGTGTACAGGCTGGCTGGGGTGTTGATGCACAGCGCATGCAGGGTGCATTCGATGCTGTTATGGATCATACCACTTCAGTTCCGCAAGGCGGCGTACTTCATGTGTTTGCTTTGAAGAAAAACGCTAAAAAACTGATGGATGCTGCTGCTCGTTAA
- the aldA gene encoding aldehyde dehydrogenase codes for MSEVPVYSNYINGEFMAEPANTIDVFNPANGQLLSRVPDASESEIVQAIAAAKTAQKKWSQTTANERAGYLRKIANKIRENADRLARIITEEQGKVLGLARVEVDFTADYIDYMAEWARRIEGEVITSDRPGENIFLFRKPVGVVAGILPWNFPFFLIARKMAPALVTGNTIIIKPSEETPNNCFEFAKLVAETDIPPGVFNVVCGSGANVGNALTTNPDIDMISFTGSVDTGARIMAAAAPNITKLNLELGGKAPAIVLADADIDLAVKAITSSRVINSGQVCNCAERVYVQASVADEFISKISAAMESITYGDPIAQPDVDMGPLVNKVGLDKIAAMVETAKQQGATVVTGGAIADLGQGFYYQPTVLTGCHGGMEIMNKEIFGAVLPIQIVNDLDEAIAYANASEYGLTSSVYTRDLSQAMRAINGLDFGETYVNRENFEAMQGFHAGVRKSGIGGADGKHGLYEYMHTHVAYIQS; via the coding sequence ATGTCTGAAGTCCCAGTATATAGTAACTATATTAATGGCGAATTTATGGCTGAACCTGCCAATACCATTGATGTATTTAATCCAGCAAACGGCCAATTACTCTCACGTGTCCCGGATGCGAGTGAAAGTGAAATAGTACAGGCAATCGCGGCAGCAAAAACAGCGCAAAAAAAATGGTCTCAAACAACGGCTAATGAACGTGCAGGGTATTTGCGTAAAATTGCAAATAAAATTCGTGAAAACGCTGATAGGCTTGCACGAATAATTACTGAAGAACAAGGCAAAGTACTAGGGTTAGCTCGTGTTGAAGTCGACTTCACTGCAGACTATATTGATTATATGGCCGAATGGGCTCGTCGAATAGAGGGAGAAGTGATTACGAGTGATCGTCCTGGTGAAAATATATTCTTGTTTCGCAAACCGGTCGGCGTTGTTGCCGGGATCTTGCCTTGGAACTTTCCGTTCTTTCTGATAGCACGCAAAATGGCCCCTGCTTTGGTAACCGGTAACACTATCATTATCAAACCTAGCGAAGAAACTCCTAACAATTGCTTCGAATTTGCAAAACTTGTTGCAGAAACAGACATTCCTCCCGGCGTATTCAACGTTGTTTGTGGCTCCGGAGCCAATGTAGGGAACGCACTAACAACAAATCCTGATATTGACATGATCAGCTTCACCGGTAGTGTTGATACCGGCGCTCGCATCATGGCAGCCGCAGCGCCGAATATCACAAAATTAAATTTGGAGCTGGGCGGTAAAGCACCAGCTATTGTTTTAGCTGATGCAGATATTGATCTGGCTGTGAAGGCAATCACTAGTTCGCGAGTTATTAATTCAGGTCAGGTTTGTAACTGTGCTGAACGAGTTTATGTCCAGGCTTCAGTCGCTGATGAGTTTATCAGCAAAATCTCAGCAGCAATGGAATCCATAACTTATGGAGATCCTATTGCTCAGCCCGATGTCGATATGGGCCCACTAGTTAACAAAGTTGGTCTGGATAAAATTGCTGCAATGGTTGAAACAGCTAAACAGCAAGGAGCAACTGTTGTTACCGGTGGTGCTATCGCCGATCTTGGACAGGGTTTCTATTATCAACCAACAGTTCTTACCGGCTGTCATGGGGGTATGGAAATCATGAATAAAGAAATTTTTGGTGCAGTATTACCTATTCAGATTGTTAATGACCTTGATGAAGCGATTGCTTATGCAAATGCATCTGAATATGGACTAACTTCATCTGTCTATACACGTGATTTAAGTCAGGCAATGCGAGCGATTAACGGTCTCGACTTTGGTGAAACATATGTCAATCGTGAGAATTTCGAAGCAATGCAGGGTTTTCATGCAGGTGTTCGCAAGTCAGGTATAGGTGGTGCTGACGGCAAACATGGCTTGTATGAATATATGCACACGCATGTAGCGTATATTCAAAGTTAA
- a CDS encoding DUF1097 domain-containing protein, with product MNPLTATSLSIAIFGAIATWMALSPLSGFVLIWAIFIAWAAFAALGADITAFKNTVICGLFGVFIGWVGAISFVALPFAATLGVPLWAAIVVAITAFAVVFASNISLFGAVPASVLSYAATFAYLMQTEGKMSVGTLTSSSFENPLLIISLSVILGAVFGKLSTDVAGRVSAS from the coding sequence ATGAATCCATTAACTGCAACTTCACTAAGCATCGCTATTTTTGGTGCAATCGCTACCTGGATGGCTCTCAGTCCACTATCTGGTTTTGTACTGATTTGGGCTATTTTTATTGCTTGGGCTGCATTTGCAGCTTTAGGCGCCGACATCACAGCATTTAAAAATACCGTCATCTGTGGCCTATTTGGTGTATTTATCGGATGGGTAGGGGCTATTAGTTTCGTGGCATTACCTTTTGCCGCTACACTAGGCGTGCCTTTATGGGCAGCTATAGTCGTTGCCATAACAGCTTTTGCAGTCGTGTTTGCTTCAAATATTTCTCTATTTGGCGCAGTACCTGCTTCAGTATTGTCTTACGCTGCTACATTCGCATATCTAATGCAGACAGAAGGAAAAATGTCTGTTGGTACATTGACCTCTTCATCCTTTGAAAATCCTTTATTGATTATTTCATTATCTGTAATTCTAGGTGCAGTATTTGGTAAATTATCGACAGATGTAGCAGGTCGTGTTTCTGCTTCATAA
- a CDS encoding AAA family ATPase yields the protein MKTPLELNADQQAAMAAIESFLTDPSQQAFVLCGSAGTGKTTLVARIIELAYSRELQSMLVAPTGRAARILQGKLDRMLPPQLSGIKVSTLHGAIYYQSNLTVDESRNEDGLSAIQTDFSLKKQGNTFDLLIVDEASMVGNIGMYQQSLRFGSSRLLNDLMAYVDFLHTEGIAHQPIKLLFVGDLAQLPPVRSNESPALSPDYLYENFGIQARRYELTQVMRQADGSHILPLASAIRETIFQHTDQQVQINYNETDVQQTDFNSAVKLIADNVRQNRSSVAVVYPNSIAMQYNLGVRALLWGNGYCFTHEGDRLLVTRNSPTLGLSNGDLVRVHSVLTSQLVEAVRLPNGKVVYLKFREVRLLPEPDGSDEDTIQCTILENLQYSPNSDLKIEEQDALYQLVKQRNPYLDPNGAAFEEAIRDDPYYNALQVRFGYALTCHKAQGGEWQQVIVDPMGVRLDTEQGKRWLYTAVTRASHFLLMVQ from the coding sequence ATGAAAACTCCTCTTGAACTGAATGCTGATCAGCAAGCGGCTATGGCCGCAATAGAATCATTTTTAACTGACCCATCACAACAGGCTTTCGTGCTGTGTGGTAGTGCTGGCACCGGCAAAACAACCCTGGTGGCTCGGATTATCGAACTGGCATACTCACGTGAACTCCAGTCAATGTTGGTTGCACCTACCGGACGAGCGGCCCGAATACTGCAGGGCAAGCTGGATCGTATGTTGCCGCCCCAACTGTCGGGTATCAAGGTGTCGACACTGCACGGAGCTATTTACTACCAGTCCAATCTGACAGTAGATGAGTCGCGTAATGAAGATGGGCTATCCGCGATCCAAACGGATTTTTCACTCAAAAAGCAGGGGAACACATTTGATCTCTTGATAGTTGATGAAGCATCGATGGTGGGCAATATTGGAATGTATCAGCAGTCCCTGCGTTTTGGTAGCAGTCGATTGTTGAACGATCTGATGGCCTATGTAGATTTTCTGCACACAGAAGGCATAGCACACCAGCCAATCAAGCTACTGTTTGTCGGAGATCTGGCACAGTTACCCCCTGTTCGCAGTAATGAATCCCCCGCGCTATCACCAGACTATTTATATGAGAACTTCGGTATTCAGGCTCGACGTTACGAACTAACGCAGGTCATGCGACAAGCGGATGGCAGTCATATTTTGCCATTGGCTAGCGCTATTAGGGAGACGATCTTCCAGCACACAGACCAACAGGTTCAGATCAACTACAACGAAACCGATGTGCAACAAACTGACTTTAATTCAGCTGTTAAATTGATCGCTGATAACGTTCGACAAAATCGGTCATCCGTTGCGGTTGTCTACCCCAACAGTATCGCGATGCAATACAACCTGGGGGTGCGAGCGCTGTTGTGGGGAAATGGCTATTGCTTTACGCATGAAGGGGATCGGTTGCTGGTGACCCGCAACTCACCAACGCTTGGACTTAGCAATGGTGACCTAGTGAGAGTGCACAGTGTACTGACATCACAGCTGGTAGAAGCAGTGAGACTGCCGAATGGTAAGGTGGTTTACCTTAAGTTTCGGGAAGTGCGCTTGCTACCGGAACCTGATGGCAGTGACGAAGATACGATTCAGTGCACCATTCTCGAAAACTTGCAGTATTCCCCCAACAGCGACTTAAAGATTGAAGAACAGGATGCCCTCTATCAACTGGTCAAGCAGCGTAACCCTTATCTGGACCCCAATGGCGCTGCGTTTGAAGAAGCTATACGTGATGATCCTTATTACAACGCTCTGCAGGTACGGTTTGGTTATGCACTGACCTGTCACAAAGCTCAGGGCGGAGAATGGCAGCAAGTTATTGTTGATCCGATGGGTGTGCGACTGGATACGGAACAGGGGAAGCGCTGGCTGTATACTGCAGTGACTCGGGCGTCTCATTTTTTGCTAATGGTTCAATGA
- a CDS encoding helix-turn-helix domain-containing protein encodes MQRYEQEHPEVVHQGVHRPCAQNCWQPSSLEPVTPSQQPKTGGNACLWNTSPETASAEFRKQATDPVVLAAIEARKSLKLTQAKFARCLGLSPRTVSEWEQGRRQPSGAARTLLHWVAKRPDYLKEALKAL; translated from the coding sequence ATGCAGCGCTACGAGCAGGAGCATCCCGAAGTAGTGCATCAAGGAGTGCACCGCCCATGTGCTCAGAACTGCTGGCAGCCTTCCTCATTAGAACCTGTAACTCCGTCACAGCAGCCGAAAACAGGGGGTAATGCGTGTCTCTGGAACACATCACCTGAAACAGCGTCTGCTGAATTTCGTAAGCAAGCAACCGACCCGGTGGTACTGGCGGCCATTGAGGCACGTAAATCACTGAAACTGACCCAGGCAAAGTTTGCGCGATGCCTGGGGCTCAGTCCTCGTACTGTCAGTGAGTGGGAACAGGGGCGTCGCCAGCCCAGCGGAGCTGCGCGCACGCTACTGCACTGGGTAGCCAAGCGTCCGGATTATTTGAAAGAAGCGCTAAAAGCCCTATAG
- a CDS encoding inovirus Gp2 family protein — protein MTNKRVPDNTNLKVWTQPSYQGLSVNITYELVEQYLHKLKQVIDLSIQDYPRVFAVCLQLHCKCPTEDLANNNKVMSRFKDAVDSRIASYQKRSTRCDLTLDLCRMRIAWGREQSGSHVPHFHVVLLFNRELFYTLGSFLPDAGSLFQIIQSAWCSALNIPREYAAGLVHVPSNAEYYLNRSDDYAQLPSFFQHASYLCKVDTKCFGQRLQSFGGSRK, from the coding sequence ATGACAAATAAACGCGTACCAGACAATACTAATTTGAAAGTATGGACTCAGCCTTCTTACCAAGGGCTGTCAGTCAATATCACGTATGAATTGGTCGAACAGTACCTACACAAACTAAAGCAGGTGATTGATCTCTCAATACAGGATTATCCACGAGTCTTCGCTGTGTGTTTACAACTTCACTGCAAATGTCCGACAGAGGACTTAGCCAATAACAACAAGGTGATGAGCCGCTTCAAGGATGCGGTTGATTCCAGAATCGCGAGTTATCAAAAACGATCGACGCGATGCGATCTGACACTCGATCTTTGTAGGATGAGAATAGCCTGGGGACGAGAGCAGAGTGGATCACATGTTCCTCACTTCCATGTGGTATTACTGTTTAACCGGGAACTTTTCTATACCCTGGGGTCATTCCTCCCAGATGCAGGTAGTCTTTTTCAAATCATTCAGAGTGCTTGGTGCTCTGCATTGAATATCCCAAGGGAATATGCGGCTGGTTTAGTTCATGTCCCATCTAATGCGGAGTACTACCTGAATCGTTCTGATGACTACGCGCAACTACCAAGCTTCTTTCAGCACGCCAGCTATCTCTGCAAAGTGGATACGAAATGCTTTGGCCAGCGGCTGCAAAGCTTTGGTGGATCTCGCAAGTAA
- a CDS encoding AlpA family transcriptional regulator yields MRLLRLPEVKNATALSRSSVYRLMEVGAFPASVQISARSIGWVEEEVQNWIQQRIADRESNSTSM; encoded by the coding sequence ATGCGACTCTTACGTTTACCAGAAGTAAAAAATGCAACTGCACTGTCCCGTTCCAGCGTTTACCGCTTAATGGAAGTTGGAGCGTTTCCAGCCTCTGTTCAAATTAGCGCCCGATCTATTGGTTGGGTGGAAGAGGAAGTGCAGAACTGGATTCAGCAACGCATTGCTGATCGTGAAAGCAACTCAACATCAATGTAA
- a CDS encoding YqaJ viral recombinase family protein, which translates to MTTLCTHGTIQAEHIQALNTTTKRRHGNAHRLVNTRQMDRDTWLSIRQRGIGSSDAAAAVGLNPYKSQLELWMEKTGRLSDAHAPDTQTPDEDNGPLFWGTVLEPIVAEHYAKRTGHKVRRVNAVLQHTDYPWMLANLDREVAGSTEVQILECKTAGINGAKLWRDGVPEYVQLQVMHQLAVTGQAAADVAVLVGGNELRIFRLQRDEALIERLVALEQAFWRHVEEDIAPPADASESAERALRNLYPNDDHEVVDLSEHTELCDAFEQLQTVRSVLEEAKQQEAQLKHQLQQAMGCASEAQFSAGRITWKKSSDTRTVDLARLKQEQPDLIKQYLTIKQGSRRFVVHSR; encoded by the coding sequence ATGACAACACTTTGCACACACGGCACCATTCAGGCTGAACATATTCAGGCCTTGAACACTACAACCAAACGCCGTCACGGGAATGCACACCGTCTGGTGAATACCCGCCAGATGGATCGCGATACCTGGCTGTCCATTCGCCAACGCGGTATAGGGAGTTCGGATGCGGCGGCAGCCGTTGGCCTGAACCCTTATAAGTCTCAGCTGGAACTATGGATGGAGAAAACCGGGCGGTTGAGTGATGCTCATGCACCCGACACCCAAACGCCAGATGAGGACAATGGTCCGCTGTTCTGGGGCACGGTACTGGAGCCTATTGTGGCGGAGCATTATGCAAAGCGTACCGGTCATAAGGTACGTCGAGTGAATGCCGTACTACAGCACACAGACTATCCCTGGATGCTGGCTAATCTGGATCGCGAGGTCGCGGGATCTACTGAGGTGCAAATACTGGAGTGCAAAACCGCCGGGATTAATGGCGCAAAACTCTGGCGTGATGGTGTCCCGGAATATGTGCAGCTTCAGGTGATGCATCAACTGGCGGTCACCGGTCAGGCCGCTGCTGATGTGGCGGTATTGGTTGGCGGTAATGAACTGCGAATCTTCAGGCTGCAACGGGATGAGGCACTGATCGAGCGTCTGGTAGCACTTGAACAAGCGTTCTGGCGTCATGTCGAAGAGGATATTGCCCCTCCGGCTGATGCCAGTGAATCTGCGGAAAGAGCACTGCGCAATCTATACCCCAATGATGACCATGAAGTGGTGGACCTGAGTGAACACACGGAGCTCTGTGATGCGTTTGAACAACTTCAGACCGTCCGTTCGGTATTGGAGGAGGCTAAACAGCAGGAAGCTCAATTGAAGCACCAGTTACAACAAGCCATGGGCTGCGCCAGTGAAGCGCAGTTTTCGGCAGGCCGTATTACCTGGAAGAAAAGCAGTGACACTCGCACGGTTGATCTAGCACGTTTAAAGCAGGAACAGCCTGATCTGATAAAACAGTACCTGACCATAAAGCAAGGTAGTCGTCGTTTTGTGGTGCATAGCCGCTGA